The following coding sequences lie in one Pseudomonas sp. B33.4 genomic window:
- a CDS encoding tetratricopeptide repeat protein — translation MNRTGRTLALGCLLLLQPLLAHAQAGGNSLLIPAMGRCTLNTQPQDVTQALAACQKAADEGDAQAQYELGEFYYDGKNAPRDLNQALSYFEKASLQGHAQAQFKLGTMFFHGEGVQANNIQAYIVLKMAAVNGAEDALDTADEVSEKMSREDLETATQVLGQIFRKYLMELQSADGRTPFSPLP, via the coding sequence ATGAACCGCACCGGCCGCACCCTTGCCTTGGGCTGCCTGTTGCTCCTTCAGCCCCTGCTCGCGCATGCACAAGCAGGCGGCAACTCGTTGTTGATCCCGGCGATGGGTCGTTGCACCCTCAATACTCAGCCGCAAGACGTCACGCAGGCACTGGCCGCCTGCCAGAAAGCGGCGGACGAAGGGGATGCGCAAGCGCAATACGAGTTGGGTGAGTTCTACTACGACGGCAAGAATGCGCCGCGCGACCTCAATCAAGCCCTGAGCTATTTCGAAAAAGCCTCGTTGCAAGGCCACGCTCAGGCGCAATTCAAACTGGGCACCATGTTCTTCCACGGTGAAGGCGTGCAGGCCAACAATATTCAGGCGTACATCGTTTTGAAGATGGCTGCGGTCAACGGCGCTGAAGATGCGCTGGACACGGCCGACGAAGTTTCCGAAAAGATGTCCCGCGAAGACCTCGAGACCGCCACGCAGGTGCTCGGGCAAATTTTCCGTAAATACCTGATGGAATTGCAGAGCGCCGATGGGCGTACACCGTTCTCGCCCCTGCCCTGA
- a CDS encoding DUF1820 family protein, producing the protein MTKREAPIYKVIFLNQGQVFEMYAKQIYQSDLWGFLEVEEFVFGERTQVVVDPSEEKLKAQFEGVVRSFVPMHSIVRIDEVERLGTPKISEARGAVGNVMPFPVPMPEK; encoded by the coding sequence ATGACCAAACGCGAAGCTCCAATCTATAAGGTGATTTTCCTCAACCAGGGCCAGGTGTTCGAAATGTACGCCAAGCAGATCTATCAAAGTGATCTGTGGGGCTTTCTGGAAGTGGAAGAGTTCGTCTTTGGCGAGCGCACGCAAGTGGTCGTCGACCCGAGCGAAGAAAAGCTCAAGGCGCAGTTCGAAGGCGTGGTGCGCAGTTTCGTGCCGATGCATTCGATCGTGCGCATCGACGAAGTGGAACGTCTGGGCACCCCGAAAATCAGCGAAGCCCGTGGCGCGGTCGGCAATGTCATGCCGTTTCCGGTGCCGATGCCTGAGAAGTAA
- the miaB gene encoding tRNA (N6-isopentenyl adenosine(37)-C2)-methylthiotransferase MiaB, with amino-acid sequence MAKKLYIETHGCQMNEYDSSRMVDLLGEHQALEVTARAEDADVILLNTCSIRERAQDRVYSQLGRWRELKLANPDMVIAVGGCVASQEGAAIRDRAPYVDVVFGPQTLHRLPEMIDAARITKLPQVDVSFPEIEKFDHLPEPRIDGPSAYVSVMEGCSKYCTFCVVPYTRGEEVSRPFDDVIAEVIHLAENGVREVTLLGQNVNGYRGTTHDGRLADLAELIRVVAAIDGIDRIRYTTSHPLEFSDSLIQAHADVPELVKHLHLPVQSGSDRILAAMKRNHTALEYKSKLRKLRAAVPGICISSDFIVGFPGETEKDFEQTMKLIADVGFDFSYSFVYSQRPGTPAADLADDTPEELKKERLNALQHRLNQQGFEISRQMVGSIQRILVTDYSKKDPGELQGRTENNRIVNFRCDNPTLIGQFADVHIDAAQPHSLRGSLIQ; translated from the coding sequence ATGGCCAAGAAGCTTTACATCGAAACCCACGGTTGCCAGATGAACGAGTACGACAGCTCGCGCATGGTCGATCTGCTGGGCGAACATCAGGCCCTGGAAGTCACCGCGCGTGCGGAAGACGCCGACGTGATTCTGCTCAACACCTGCTCGATCCGCGAGCGCGCCCAGGATCGCGTGTATTCGCAGCTCGGCCGCTGGCGCGAACTGAAACTGGCCAACCCGGACATGGTGATCGCCGTCGGCGGTTGCGTGGCCAGCCAGGAAGGCGCAGCGATTCGCGATCGCGCGCCGTATGTCGACGTCGTGTTCGGCCCGCAGACCCTGCACCGTCTGCCGGAAATGATCGACGCTGCACGCATCACCAAGCTGCCGCAGGTCGACGTGTCGTTCCCGGAAATCGAGAAATTCGACCACTTGCCCGAGCCGCGCATTGATGGCCCGAGCGCTTACGTGTCGGTGATGGAAGGTTGCAGCAAGTACTGCACGTTCTGCGTGGTGCCTTACACCCGTGGCGAAGAAGTCAGCCGGCCGTTCGACGATGTCATCGCCGAAGTCATCCACCTCGCCGAAAACGGCGTGCGTGAAGTGACGTTGCTGGGGCAGAACGTCAACGGCTATCGCGGCACCACCCACGACGGTCGTCTGGCCGATCTTGCCGAGCTGATTCGTGTAGTCGCGGCGATTGATGGCATTGACCGCATTCGCTACACCACTTCGCACCCGCTGGAGTTTTCCGACAGCCTGATCCAGGCCCATGCCGACGTGCCGGAACTGGTCAAACACCTGCATTTGCCGGTGCAATCGGGCTCCGACCGGATTCTCGCGGCGATGAAGCGCAACCACACGGCGCTTGAGTACAAATCCAAGCTGCGCAAACTGCGTGCCGCCGTGCCGGGGATTTGCATCAGTTCGGACTTTATCGTCGGTTTCCCCGGCGAGACCGAGAAAGATTTCGAACAGACCATGAAGCTGATTGCCGACGTCGGTTTCGACTTTTCCTACTCGTTCGTTTACAGCCAGCGCCCGGGCACCCCGGCTGCCGATCTGGCGGATGACACGCCGGAGGAGCTTAAGAAAGAACGCTTGAACGCGCTGCAGCACCGTCTGAATCAGCAAGGTTTCGAGATCAGCCGACAAATGGTCGGTTCGATCCAGCGCATTCTGGTGACCGATTATTCGAAGAAAGACCCGGGCGAACTGCAAGGTCGCACCGAGAATAATCGTATCGTCAACTTCCGCTGCGACAATCCAACCCTGATCGGGCAGTTTGCCGACGTGCACATCGACGCGGCGCAGCCGCACTCGCTGCGCGGCTCGCTGATCCAGTAA
- a CDS encoding PhoH family protein → MNAPIEPHRFILEPFEARRFANLCGQFDEHLRLIEQRLTIEIRNRGNQFELIGDPKHTTSAENLIRRLYRETKGSELSPDTVHLFLQESSVVELDNHAPAEASVALRTKKGMIRPRGLNQLRYVKEILGNDINFGIGPAGTGKTYLAVACAVDALEREQIRRILLVRPAVEAGEKLGFLPGDLSQKIDPYLRPLYDALYEMLGFEYVAKLIERQVIEVAPLAYMRGRTLNNSFIILDESQNTTVEQMKMFLTRIGFGSTAVITGDITQVDLPKGTKSGLHHVIEVLKDVPGISFTHFQPKDVVRHPLVQRIVEAYERFENRDEAPKDTSRNA, encoded by the coding sequence TTGAACGCACCCATAGAACCACATCGTTTTATCCTCGAGCCCTTTGAGGCTCGCCGCTTCGCCAATCTGTGCGGGCAATTCGACGAGCATTTGCGCTTGATCGAACAGCGCCTGACCATCGAGATCCGCAACCGCGGAAACCAGTTCGAGCTGATCGGCGATCCCAAGCACACCACCTCTGCGGAAAATCTGATTCGTCGCCTGTACCGGGAAACCAAAGGTTCAGAGCTGTCGCCAGATACGGTTCACCTGTTCCTGCAGGAATCGTCCGTCGTCGAGCTGGACAATCACGCCCCCGCCGAAGCCTCCGTCGCCCTGCGCACCAAGAAAGGCATGATTCGCCCTCGCGGCTTGAATCAGTTGCGCTACGTGAAGGAAATTCTCGGCAACGACATCAACTTCGGCATCGGTCCGGCCGGTACCGGCAAGACCTATCTGGCCGTGGCGTGCGCTGTCGATGCACTGGAGCGCGAGCAGATCCGCCGCATTCTGCTGGTGCGCCCGGCAGTTGAGGCGGGTGAAAAACTCGGCTTCCTGCCCGGTGACCTGTCGCAGAAGATCGACCCATACCTGCGCCCGCTCTACGACGCGCTCTACGAAATGCTCGGTTTCGAATACGTGGCCAAACTGATCGAACGCCAGGTGATCGAAGTTGCGCCGCTGGCTTATATGCGCGGCCGCACGCTGAACAACAGCTTCATCATTCTCGACGAAAGCCAGAACACCACCGTCGAACAGATGAAGATGTTCCTGACCCGCATCGGCTTCGGCTCTACCGCAGTCATCACCGGTGACATCACCCAGGTCGACCTGCCGAAAGGCACCAAATCGGGTCTGCACCATGTGATCGAAGTGCTCAAAGACGTGCCGGGCATCAGCTTCACGCACTTCCAGCCCAAAGACGTCGTGCGCCATCCTTTGGTCCAGCGGATCGTCGAAGCCTACGAGCGCTTCGAAAACCGTGACGAAGCGCCCAAGGACACCTCGCGAAATGCTTGA
- the ybeY gene encoding rRNA maturation RNase YbeY codes for MLELDLQIATDANAPSEADFRLWCELALRQRTADSEMTIRLVDEAEGRELNHTWRHKDYATNVLSFPAEVPDEFLDIPLLGDLVICVAVVEREAAEQGKEPKAHWAHLVIHGCLHLLGYDHIDDEEAEEMEALERELLAELGYPDPYADDETETSPIVTTKDSE; via the coding sequence ATGCTTGAGCTAGACCTGCAAATCGCGACTGACGCGAACGCGCCGAGTGAGGCCGACTTCCGCCTGTGGTGCGAACTGGCCCTGCGCCAGCGCACCGCCGACTCGGAAATGACCATTCGTCTGGTCGACGAGGCAGAAGGTCGCGAGCTCAACCACACCTGGCGCCACAAGGATTACGCGACCAACGTCCTGTCATTCCCGGCTGAAGTGCCCGACGAGTTTCTCGATATCCCGCTGCTCGGCGATCTGGTGATCTGCGTGGCGGTGGTTGAGCGTGAAGCCGCCGAACAAGGCAAGGAACCAAAGGCCCATTGGGCACATCTGGTCATTCACGGCTGCTTGCATCTACTCGGTTACGACCATATAGATGATGAAGAAGCCGAAGAAATGGAAGCATTGGAACGCGAGTTGCTTGCCGAATTGGGCTATCCCGATCCGTACGCGGACGACGAAACCGAAACATCCCCTATCGTTACAACAAAGGATTCAGAGTAA
- a CDS encoding HlyC/CorC family transporter — MSEDRSSNGQKSWLGKLTQAFAHEPKNRQELLELLRDAHQNKLLDSEALAIVEGAIQVADLQVRDIMVPRSQMISIKATQTPREFLPAVVDSAHSRYPVIGESHDDVMGVLLAKDLLPLILKENGDSFNIKDLLRPATFVPESKRLNVLLREFRANHNHMAIVIDEYGGVAGLVTIEDVLEQIVGDIEDEHDVEEDSYIKPLPSGDFLIKALTPIENFNEFFDSEFSDDEFDTVGGLVMSAFGHLPKRNEITEIGAYRFRILNADSRRIHLLRLTPIAR; from the coding sequence ATGAGCGAAGATCGATCGAGCAACGGGCAGAAGTCATGGCTGGGTAAACTGACCCAGGCTTTTGCCCACGAGCCGAAGAACCGTCAGGAGCTCCTCGAGCTGCTGCGTGATGCACATCAGAACAAACTGCTGGACAGCGAAGCGCTGGCCATCGTCGAAGGCGCCATTCAGGTGGCTGACCTGCAAGTACGCGACATCATGGTGCCGCGCTCGCAGATGATCAGCATCAAGGCGACCCAGACACCCCGTGAATTCCTCCCGGCCGTGGTCGACTCGGCCCACTCGCGCTATCCGGTCATCGGCGAGAGCCATGACGACGTGATGGGCGTGCTGCTGGCCAAGGATCTGCTACCACTGATCCTCAAGGAGAACGGCGACAGCTTCAACATCAAGGATCTGCTGCGCCCGGCCACCTTCGTGCCGGAGTCCAAGCGTCTGAACGTGTTGCTGCGTGAATTCCGCGCCAACCACAACCACATGGCCATCGTCATTGACGAATACGGCGGTGTGGCCGGTCTGGTGACCATCGAGGACGTGCTGGAACAGATCGTTGGCGATATCGAAGACGAGCACGACGTCGAAGAAGACAGCTACATCAAGCCGCTGCCCAGTGGCGACTTCCTGATCAAGGCCCTGACGCCAATCGAGAACTTCAACGAGTTCTTCGACAGCGAATTCTCCGACGATGAGTTCGACACCGTCGGCGGTCTGGTGATGAGCGCATTCGGGCACTTGCCAAAACGCAACGAAATCACTGAAATCGGCGCCTATCGCTTCCGCATTCTGAACGCCGACAGCCGTCGGATTCACTTGCTGCGACTGACCCCAATCGCCCGGTAA
- the lnt gene encoding apolipoprotein N-acyltransferase, with protein sequence MRWTTRPGWPGNLLAVAAGAITTFALAPFNIWPLALLAVGLFYAGLRELSPRQALGRGWCFGFGLFGAGTSWIYYSIHHFGGASVLLAGFLMLLFTAAIAWFFALPAWLWARWLRRNEAPVADALAFAALWVAQEMFRGWFLTGFPWLYSGYSQLDGPLSGLAPVGGMWLVSFVLALTAALIYNAPRLLQTGRKAFVVAGLVLLIGPWAAGIALKGYAWTSPSGAPLSVAAIQGNVAQSMKWDPAELNAQLALYRDLSFRSKPVDLLIWPETAVPVLKESAEGYLSMMGTFAAERKSALITGVPIRETVRHEKRFFNGITVVGEGDGTYLKQKLVPFGEYVPLQDILRGLIAFFDLPMSDFARGPADQALLQAKGYQIAPFICYEVVYPDFAAGLSARSDLLLTISNDTWFGTSIGPLQHLQMAQMRALEAGRWMIRATNNGVTGLINPFGQITEQIPQFEQGVLYGEVVPMHNLTPYLQYRSWPLMIVCLVLFGWALMASRMSKTL encoded by the coding sequence ATGCGCTGGACAACCCGCCCCGGCTGGCCCGGTAACCTGCTGGCCGTGGCGGCCGGTGCAATCACCACCTTCGCTCTGGCACCTTTCAACATCTGGCCGCTGGCTTTGCTGGCGGTCGGTCTGTTCTATGCCGGTTTGCGCGAGCTGAGCCCGCGTCAGGCACTGGGCCGTGGCTGGTGCTTCGGTTTCGGCCTGTTCGGTGCCGGCACCAGCTGGATCTATTACAGCATCCACCACTTCGGCGGTGCTTCGGTGTTGCTGGCCGGGTTCCTGATGCTGCTGTTTACGGCGGCGATTGCCTGGTTCTTCGCGCTGCCGGCGTGGCTATGGGCGCGCTGGTTGCGCCGTAACGAAGCACCGGTGGCGGATGCCTTGGCGTTTGCTGCGTTGTGGGTCGCTCAGGAAATGTTTCGCGGCTGGTTCCTCACCGGTTTCCCTTGGCTGTACTCCGGTTACAGCCAGCTCGACGGCCCGCTGTCGGGCCTCGCGCCAGTCGGCGGCATGTGGCTGGTGTCGTTCGTGCTGGCACTGACGGCTGCGCTGATCTACAACGCACCGCGCTTGCTGCAAACCGGTCGCAAAGCTTTTGTGGTTGCCGGTCTGGTGCTGCTGATCGGGCCGTGGGCAGCGGGCATTGCGCTCAAGGGCTACGCTTGGACCAGTCCGTCCGGCGCGCCGCTGAGCGTTGCCGCGATTCAGGGCAACGTCGCACAGAGCATGAAATGGGATCCGGCTGAGCTCAACGCGCAGTTGGCCTTGTATCGCGATTTGAGCTTCCGTTCGAAACCGGTGGATCTGCTGATCTGGCCGGAAACCGCCGTACCGGTACTGAAGGAGTCCGCCGAGGGCTACCTGAGCATGATGGGCACCTTCGCTGCCGAGCGTAAATCGGCGCTGATCACTGGTGTGCCGATCCGCGAAACGGTTCGTCACGAAAAACGTTTCTTCAACGGCATCACCGTGGTCGGTGAAGGCGACGGCACTTATCTGAAGCAGAAACTGGTGCCGTTCGGCGAGTACGTGCCGCTGCAGGACATCCTGCGAGGCTTGATCGCCTTCTTCGATTTGCCGATGTCCGACTTCGCCCGTGGTCCGGCGGATCAGGCGCTGTTGCAGGCCAAGGGTTACCAGATTGCGCCGTTCATCTGCTATGAAGTGGTGTACCCGGACTTCGCCGCGGGTTTGTCAGCGCGCAGTGATTTGCTGCTGACGATCAGCAACGACACCTGGTTCGGCACCTCGATCGGTCCGCTGCAACATTTGCAGATGGCGCAGATGCGCGCACTGGAGGCCGGACGCTGGATGATCCGCGCAACCAACAACGGCGTGACCGGACTGATCAACCCGTTCGGGCAGATCACCGAGCAGATTCCGCAGTTCGAACAGGGCGTGCTGTACGGCGAAGTGGTGCCGATGCACAACCTGACGCCGTATCTGCAATATCGCTCGTGGCCGCTGATGATTGTCTGCCTGGTGCTGTTTGGCTGGGCGCTGATGGCGAGCCGGATGTCGAAAACCCTTTAA
- a CDS encoding YdcF family protein — MPFRYFIKQLLLPPGILLLLLLAAWWLRRSRPRLAGVCFALGFGGLWLMSLPVVVQWGAKALEREAPLTREEWATLAQRADAIVVLGSGRERGDLAWGEDQPTGVGLERQRYAARLAKASGLPILTTGGLHYGTPPTEAKLMADSLRDDFGVTVRWQEGESRTTWENAKFTADILLPQGIKRVVVVTQAWHMPRSVWSFQQAGFEVVPAPVGFLGTDNARPFGGWLPEFKSIWQSGQLLNEAVGQVGYSLFYR, encoded by the coding sequence ATGCCCTTTCGTTATTTCATCAAACAACTTTTATTGCCGCCCGGCATTCTCTTGCTGCTGTTGCTGGCTGCGTGGTGGTTGCGCCGCTCGCGGCCGCGCCTGGCTGGCGTGTGCTTTGCGCTTGGCTTTGGCGGATTGTGGCTGATGAGCCTGCCGGTCGTGGTGCAGTGGGGCGCCAAAGCGCTGGAGCGCGAAGCGCCATTGACCCGTGAGGAGTGGGCAACGCTGGCACAACGTGCCGATGCCATTGTGGTGTTGGGCTCCGGGCGCGAGCGTGGTGATCTGGCGTGGGGTGAGGATCAGCCGACTGGCGTGGGGCTTGAGCGTCAGCGTTATGCGGCGCGGCTGGCCAAGGCGTCGGGCCTGCCGATTCTGACCACGGGTGGCTTGCATTACGGTACGCCGCCGACCGAGGCGAAGTTGATGGCGGATTCATTGCGTGACGATTTCGGTGTGACGGTGCGCTGGCAGGAAGGTGAAAGCCGTACCACGTGGGAAAACGCCAAATTCACCGCCGACATACTGTTGCCGCAAGGGATCAAACGCGTGGTTGTCGTCACTCAGGCCTGGCACATGCCGCGCTCGGTGTGGAGTTTTCAGCAGGCGGGATTTGAAGTAGTACCGGCGCCGGTCGGATTTCTGGGGACCGATAATGCAAGGCCCTTTGGTGGCTGGCTGCCGGAATTCAAATCAATCTGGCAGAGCGGGCAGTTGCTGAATGAGGCGGTGGGGCAGGTGGGGTATTCACTGTTTTACCGCTGA
- the leuS gene encoding leucine--tRNA ligase, whose protein sequence is MHEQYQPREIEAAAQSFWDEQKSFEVSEQPGKETYYCLSMFPYPSGKLHMGHVRNYTIGDVISRYQRMLGKNVLQPMGWDAFGMPAENAAMKNNVAPAKWTYENIAYMKTQLRSLGLAVDWSREVTTCKPDYYRWEQWLFTRLFEKGVIYRKNGTVNWDPIDQTVLANEQVIDGRGWRSGALIEKREIPMYYFKITAYADELLESLDELTGWPEQVKTMQRNWIGKSRGMEVQFPYNVDSIGEAGTLKVFTTRPDTLMGATYVAVAAEHPLATLAAKNNTELQAFIAECKGGSVAEADVATQEKKGLPTGLFVEHPLTGEKLPVWVANYVLMHYGDGAVMAVPAHDERDFEFAHKYNLPVKSVVRTSSGDSNPAPWQDAYGEHGTLINSGEFDGLDFAGAFDAMEVALIKKELGASRTQFRLRDWGISRQRYWGCPIPIIHCDACGDVPVPEDQLPVVLPEDVVPDGAGSPLARMPEFYECSCPKCGQPAKRETDTMDTFVESSWYYARYASPHFEGGLVEKSAADHWLPVDQYIGGIEHAILHLLYARFFHKLMRDEGLVSSNEPFKNLLTQGMVIAETYYRREANGAYTWFNPADVELERDSKAKVISAKLKSDGLPVEIGGTEKMAKSKNNGVDPQSMIDQFGADTCRLFMMFASPPDMSAEWSDSGVEGSHRFLKRVWRLAQAHVSQGLPGKLDIAGLNDEQKAVRRSIHVAIKQASHDVGQNHKFNTAIAQVMTLMNVLEKAAQGTEQDRALIHEGLEAVTLLLAPITPHISHELWNKLGHADAVIDAGWPAVDESALVQDSLTLVIQVNGKLRGQIDMPASATREEVEAAARANENVLRFVDGLTIRKVIVVPGKLVNIVAS, encoded by the coding sequence ATGCACGAACAATATCAGCCCCGTGAAATCGAAGCCGCCGCCCAGTCGTTCTGGGACGAGCAAAAGTCCTTTGAAGTCAGTGAACAGCCAGGCAAGGAAACCTACTACTGCCTGTCGATGTTCCCTTACCCCAGCGGCAAGCTACACATGGGGCACGTGCGCAACTACACCATCGGCGACGTGATCTCCCGCTACCAGCGCATGCTCGGCAAGAACGTTCTGCAACCGATGGGTTGGGATGCCTTCGGCATGCCGGCGGAAAACGCCGCGATGAAAAACAACGTCGCGCCGGCCAAGTGGACCTACGAAAACATCGCCTACATGAAAACCCAGCTGCGCAGCCTGGGTCTGGCGGTCGACTGGTCGCGCGAAGTCACCACCTGCAAGCCGGATTACTACCGCTGGGAACAATGGCTGTTCACTCGCCTGTTCGAAAAAGGCGTGATCTACCGTAAAAACGGCACCGTGAACTGGGACCCGATCGACCAGACCGTTCTCGCTAACGAGCAGGTGATCGACGGTCGCGGCTGGCGTTCCGGCGCGCTGATCGAAAAGCGCGAAATCCCGATGTACTACTTCAAGATCACCGCTTACGCGGATGAGCTGCTGGAGAGCCTCGACGAGCTGACGGGCTGGCCTGAACAGGTCAAGACCATGCAGCGCAACTGGATCGGCAAATCCCGCGGCATGGAAGTACAGTTCCCGTACAACGTCGACTCGATCGGCGAAGCCGGCACACTCAAAGTCTTCACTACCCGTCCGGACACCCTGATGGGCGCGACCTATGTCGCCGTGGCTGCCGAGCACCCACTGGCCACACTGGCGGCAAAAAACAACACCGAGCTGCAAGCGTTCATCGCTGAGTGCAAGGGCGGTAGCGTTGCCGAAGCCGACGTTGCCACGCAAGAGAAGAAAGGCCTGCCAACCGGCCTGTTCGTCGAGCACCCGCTGACCGGTGAAAAACTCCCGGTCTGGGTCGCCAACTACGTGCTGATGCACTACGGCGACGGCGCAGTCATGGCTGTACCGGCGCACGACGAGCGCGATTTCGAATTCGCTCACAAGTACAACCTGCCGGTGAAATCGGTAGTGCGTACCAGCTCTGGCGACAGCAACCCGGCCCCGTGGCAAGACGCCTACGGCGAGCACGGCACGCTGATCAACTCCGGCGAATTCGACGGCCTCGACTTCGCTGGCGCGTTCGACGCCATGGAAGTCGCCCTGATCAAGAAAGAACTGGGCGCCTCGCGTACCCAGTTCCGTCTGCGTGACTGGGGTATCAGCCGTCAGCGCTACTGGGGCTGCCCGATCCCGATCATCCACTGTGATGCTTGCGGTGACGTGCCGGTGCCGGAAGATCAACTGCCTGTGGTCCTGCCGGAAGACGTGGTGCCGGACGGCGCCGGTTCGCCGCTGGCACGCATGCCCGAGTTTTACGAGTGCAGCTGCCCGAAATGCGGCCAGCCTGCCAAGCGTGAAACCGACACCATGGACACTTTCGTCGAGTCGTCGTGGTACTACGCCCGTTACGCCTCGCCGCACTTTGAAGGCGGCTTGGTGGAAAAATCCGCTGCTGACCACTGGTTGCCGGTCGATCAGTACATCGGCGGTATCGAACACGCCATTCTTCACCTGCTCTACGCGCGTTTCTTCCACAAACTGATGCGTGACGAAGGTCTGGTCAGCTCCAACGAGCCGTTCAAGAACCTGCTGACCCAAGGCATGGTGATCGCCGAGACTTACTATCGTCGCGAAGCCAATGGTGCCTACACCTGGTTCAACCCGGCGGACGTAGAACTCGAGCGCGACAGCAAAGCCAAGGTCATCAGCGCCAAACTGAAGTCCGACGGTCTGCCGGTGGAAATCGGCGGCACCGAGAAGATGGCCAAATCGAAGAACAACGGTGTCGACCCACAGTCGATGATCGATCAGTTCGGCGCCGATACCTGCCGCCTGTTCATGATGTTCGCCTCGCCGCCAGACATGAGCGCCGAATGGTCCGACTCCGGCGTTGAAGGTTCGCACCGTTTCCTCAAGCGCGTCTGGCGTCTGGCGCAAGCCCACGTCAGTCAGGGCTTGCCGGGCAAACTGGATATCGCCGGTCTGAACGACGAGCAGAAAGCCGTTCGCCGTTCGATCCACGTGGCCATCAAGCAAGCCAGCCACGACGTCGGCCAGAACCACAAATTCAACACCGCCATCGCTCAGGTGATGACGCTGATGAACGTGCTGGAAAAAGCCGCACAAGGCACCGAACAGGATCGCGCACTGATTCACGAAGGTCTGGAAGCTGTGACGCTGTTGCTGGCGCCAATCACGCCGCACATCAGCCACGAACTGTGGAACAAGCTGGGTCACGCCGACGCAGTCATCGACGCTGGCTGGCCGGCAGTGGACGAAAGCGCGCTGGTGCAGGACAGCCTGACCCTGGTGATCCAGGTCAACGGCAAGCTGCGCGGTCAGATCGACATGCCAGCCAGCGCAACGCGTGAAGAAGTTGAAGCGGCAGCCCGTGCCAACGAAAACGTACTGCGTTTCGTCGATGGTCTGACTATTCGTAAAGTGATCGTAGTGCCCGGGAAACTGGTCAATATCGTCGCCAGCTAA
- the lptE gene encoding LPS assembly lipoprotein LptE — protein MIKRNLLVMGLAVLLSACGFQLRGTGTNELSIKELDLSARNAYGETVTQLRQVLESSGVKVYSGAPYKLYLADQQESQRILSYAGAGRTGEYQVNTVLNYEIRGDKNLQLLSDKLEVQKVFIHDGNNLVGSDQEANDARRETTRELVQRMMLRLQQLTPGQLQQLQQAANDRAKAEADALQAAQKAEAETPRQSPLEIPQQ, from the coding sequence ATGATCAAACGCAATCTGCTGGTGATGGGCCTCGCCGTTCTGTTGAGCGCCTGCGGTTTCCAGCTGCGCGGTACCGGCACCAACGAACTGTCGATCAAGGAACTCGACCTGAGCGCCCGTAACGCCTACGGCGAGACGGTCACGCAACTGCGTCAGGTGCTGGAGTCGAGCGGCGTCAAGGTTTACAGCGGTGCTCCGTACAAGCTGTACCTGGCTGACCAGCAGGAGAGCCAGCGCATCCTCAGCTACGCTGGTGCCGGTCGTACGGGCGAGTATCAGGTCAACACTGTTCTGAACTATGAGATCCGTGGCGACAAGAACCTGCAACTGCTCAGCGACAAACTTGAAGTTCAGAAAGTGTTTATCCACGACGGCAACAACCTCGTGGGCTCCGATCAGGAAGCCAACGATGCCCGTCGCGAAACCACTCGCGAACTGGTTCAACGCATGATGCTGCGTCTGCAGCAACTGACGCCGGGCCAGCTGCAACAACTGCAGCAAGCTGCCAATGACCGCGCCAAGGCAGAAGCCGATGCGCTGCAAGCGGCGCAAAAGGCTGAAGCGGAAACCCCGCGTCAGTCGCCGCTCGAAATACCGCAGCAGTAA